Proteins encoded within one genomic window of Halodesulfurarchaeum formicicum:
- a CDS encoding DUF192 domain-containing protein, translating to MPLVHVADGETRTLATDVSVADSFRQKLQGVMFRSSLPASYGLVFPFETAKTRGVHMLFVRVPIDVLWLVDGTVTAVSRLQPWTGFERHRADSIVELPAGTADAISPGDRVELRE from the coding sequence GTGCCCCTCGTACACGTCGCGGACGGCGAGACACGCACGCTCGCGACGGACGTCTCGGTCGCGGACTCGTTCAGACAGAAACTCCAGGGCGTGATGTTCCGCTCGTCGCTCCCAGCGTCCTATGGGCTGGTCTTTCCCTTCGAGACAGCCAAGACACGCGGCGTCCACATGCTCTTCGTCCGCGTCCCGATCGACGTGCTCTGGCTCGTCGACGGGACGGTGACAGCCGTTTCGCGACTCCAGCCCTGGACCGGGTTCGAGCGCCATCGCGCGGACAGCATCGTCGAACTGCCCGCGGGCACGGCCGACGCGATATCGCCCGGTGATCGCGTGGAACTGCGGGAGTAA
- a CDS encoding 2-isopropylmalate synthase produces MDLLRVQSNAPPDSDVQLLDTTLRDGEQAPGVSLTAAEKVEIARALDDAGVSVIEAGSACTGPGEQRAIEQVTSQHLDATVTSFARGVQHDVDLALDADVDGINLVVPASDRHVETKVGTTKTGVQETTAELVEYATDHGLWVEVIGEDGSRADPDFLQELAAVSHDAGADRFAYADTVGHASPDQVAEAVAGLADLGPVSVHTHDDLGLALMNALAGVGEGADLVHATVNGIGERAGNVALEEVVVSLWHGYDIETVETESLYGLSSLVADAMGMELPPNKAVSGQNAFAHESGIHTDGTLKDERMYEPYPPEAVGRERRLVLGKHAGRAGVRAALDEQGVSVTEDQLEAIVSRVKALGERGKRVTDTDLLAIAEDVTDVDRERQVELLDLTATSGSSTPTAGVRLRVGDAERVASGTGSGPVDAAMKAVKKALGNLTFHLQEYHVDAITGGTDAVVTVEVTLSRGDRSVAATGSEADITLGSVHAIVDGLDRLLATEDDPALPADD; encoded by the coding sequence ATCGATTTATTGCGGGTGCAATCTAACGCACCCCCCGACAGCGACGTACAGCTCCTCGATACCACGCTCAGGGACGGCGAGCAAGCCCCAGGTGTGTCCCTCACGGCGGCCGAGAAGGTCGAAATCGCCCGCGCACTGGACGACGCGGGCGTCTCGGTCATCGAGGCGGGCAGTGCCTGTACCGGCCCGGGCGAGCAGCGGGCCATCGAGCAGGTCACCAGCCAGCACCTCGACGCGACGGTGACCAGCTTCGCGCGCGGGGTCCAACACGACGTCGACCTCGCGCTCGATGCCGACGTGGACGGCATCAACCTGGTCGTGCCGGCCAGCGACCGCCACGTCGAGACGAAGGTGGGAACCACGAAGACCGGGGTCCAGGAGACCACGGCCGAACTCGTCGAGTACGCCACCGACCACGGTCTCTGGGTCGAGGTGATCGGCGAGGACGGGAGCCGGGCGGACCCCGACTTTCTCCAGGAACTCGCGGCGGTCTCCCACGACGCGGGGGCCGACCGGTTCGCCTACGCCGACACGGTCGGCCACGCGAGCCCGGACCAGGTCGCCGAGGCAGTGGCCGGCCTGGCCGACCTGGGCCCGGTAAGTGTCCACACTCACGACGACCTGGGCCTCGCACTCATGAACGCGCTCGCGGGCGTGGGCGAGGGCGCGGACCTCGTTCACGCGACCGTCAACGGCATCGGCGAGCGGGCGGGGAACGTAGCCCTCGAAGAGGTCGTCGTGTCCCTGTGGCACGGCTACGACATCGAGACGGTCGAGACCGAGTCCCTCTACGGCCTCTCCAGCCTGGTCGCGGACGCGATGGGGATGGAGCTCCCGCCGAACAAAGCCGTGAGCGGGCAGAACGCCTTCGCCCACGAGAGCGGGATCCACACCGACGGCACGCTCAAGGACGAGCGCATGTACGAGCCCTACCCACCGGAGGCGGTCGGGCGGGAGCGACGACTCGTCCTGGGCAAACACGCCGGCCGGGCCGGGGTGCGCGCCGCGCTCGACGAGCAAGGCGTCTCGGTGACCGAGGACCAGCTCGAAGCGATCGTCTCGCGGGTGAAGGCCCTCGGCGAGCGCGGCAAGCGTGTGACGGACACGGACCTGCTCGCCATCGCCGAGGACGTGACCGACGTGGACCGCGAGCGCCAGGTCGAACTGCTCGATCTCACCGCGACCAGCGGGTCGAGCACCCCGACCGCGGGCGTCCGGTTGCGCGTGGGCGACGCCGAGCGGGTCGCGAGCGGCACCGGGAGCGGGCCGGTCGACGCCGCGATGAAGGCGGTGAAGAAGGCCCTGGGGAATCTGACCTTCCACCTCCAGGAGTATCACGTCGACGCGATCACCGGCGGCACCGACGCCGTCGTCACCGTCGAGGTGACCCTCTCGCGGGGTGATCGCTCGGTCGCCGCGACGGGCAGCGAGGCGGACATCACCCTGGGCAGCGTCCATGCGATCGTCGACGGGCTCGATCGCCTGCTGGCCACCGAGGACGACCCAGCGCTCCCGGCCGACGACTGA
- a CDS encoding succinic semialdehyde dehydrogenase, with amino-acid sequence MTVAQFPPRVSESELSRLADTVRTAGERESISVRAPGMDAEIGSVPSGTETDVAEAVTRARAAQQSWANLPVESRARILRRFHETILDDRATVLDLIQLETGKSRLDALNELLDVANTARYYGHRPALLEPEPRRGAIPFLTRTTVEHPPVGVVGVISPWNYPLTLSIADAIPALLAGNAVVLTPASATPFTALLVWTLLRRAGLPEDVFQVVTGPGGTVGPALVDRVDFVVFTGSTGTGRRVASRAGENLIDATLELGGKNPMIVLADADLDRAVAAVIHGSFGNAGQLCLALERLYVSREVFDPFVERLVERIDTLELGLRYDYGPDVGSLIGPAQLATVKAHVEDATESGATVEVGGRHRPAVGPYVYEPTVLTNVDSSMTITREETFGPVVTVEPFDATSEAVEMANETDYGLNASIFTDTPERGRELASRIECGTVNVNGAYAPAWGSIDAPMGGMRDSGIGRRHGPEGVLKYTEARTVSEQRGPSIHPPRWLPNGWYESGMVWLLRLLDRLPGLR; translated from the coding sequence ATGACAGTCGCCCAGTTCCCGCCACGCGTCTCCGAGAGCGAGCTCTCCCGACTCGCTGACACGGTTCGGACGGCCGGCGAGCGGGAATCCATTTCGGTCCGGGCCCCCGGGATGGATGCCGAAATCGGGTCGGTTCCGTCCGGAACCGAAACCGACGTGGCCGAAGCAGTGACCCGGGCCCGTGCTGCCCAGCAGTCCTGGGCGAATCTCCCGGTCGAATCCCGCGCCCGGATCCTCCGCCGGTTTCATGAAACGATCCTCGACGATCGAGCCACCGTACTCGACCTGATTCAACTGGAGACCGGGAAGTCCCGCCTCGACGCCCTCAACGAGTTGCTGGACGTCGCGAACACCGCCCGATACTACGGGCACCGACCGGCCCTGCTCGAACCTGAACCCCGACGGGGTGCGATCCCATTCCTGACCCGGACGACCGTCGAGCACCCGCCGGTGGGGGTGGTCGGCGTCATTTCGCCGTGGAACTATCCGTTGACCCTGTCGATCGCTGATGCGATTCCAGCGCTACTCGCGGGCAACGCCGTCGTGTTGACTCCGGCGAGTGCGACCCCGTTTACCGCCCTGCTGGTGTGGACCCTCCTCAGACGGGCTGGCCTCCCGGAGGACGTCTTCCAGGTGGTGACGGGGCCGGGTGGGACAGTGGGCCCGGCACTCGTCGATCGGGTCGATTTCGTTGTCTTCACCGGGAGTACGGGGACCGGGCGAAGGGTCGCCAGTCGCGCCGGGGAGAACCTGATCGACGCGACACTCGAACTCGGTGGCAAGAACCCCATGATCGTCCTCGCCGACGCGGATCTGGATCGGGCTGTCGCGGCGGTGATCCACGGCTCGTTCGGGAACGCCGGCCAGCTCTGTCTCGCCCTCGAACGACTCTATGTGAGCCGAGAGGTGTTCGACCCGTTCGTGGAGCGGCTGGTCGAACGGATCGACACACTCGAACTGGGGCTCAGGTACGACTACGGGCCGGACGTCGGCTCGCTGATCGGCCCAGCGCAGCTGGCCACGGTAAAAGCTCACGTCGAAGACGCGACCGAATCCGGGGCGACAGTCGAGGTCGGCGGCCGACATCGTCCGGCTGTCGGTCCGTACGTGTACGAACCGACCGTTCTGACGAACGTGGACTCCTCGATGACTATCACCCGCGAGGAAACGTTCGGCCCCGTGGTGACTGTCGAGCCGTTTGACGCCACGAGCGAGGCCGTCGAAATGGCCAACGAGACCGACTACGGGCTCAACGCGAGCATCTTTACGGACACGCCTGAACGAGGACGAGAACTCGCCAGCCGGATCGAGTGTGGGACCGTCAACGTCAACGGGGCCTACGCTCCCGCGTGGGGGTCGATCGACGCACCCATGGGCGGCATGCGGGACTCGGGAATTGGGCGGCGCCACGGCCCGGAAGGTGTGCTGAAATACACCGAAGCCCGAACGGTCTCCGAACAACGGGGGCCGTCGATTCACCCCCCGCGCTGGCTCCCGAATGGGTGGTACGAATCGGGAATGGTGTGGTTGCTTCGGCTCCTCGATCGGCTACCTGGACTGCGGTGA
- a CDS encoding type II/IV secretion system ATPase subunit produces MSEELPASVPGPVPPDERTAWYAPGVRSQYAVSNGIVATVSEQGEGYRYHTRTPSLSEREKAAQERIERRFEDATISRPRTRAGAVERVSDGLPSRLRDRLPELDGRRPASRRRLQYHLLASLRALGDLTPLALDDRVRIADTNADRLAVHTRDFAPAITDLPDDTPFLDRFLGERLRRETVPFAGFEIPVTVVRGHLLGADTFEVSYVVEEPDLLPGDRALIETVLDRLLESPPAGILDDEVHSVAERARTLLNRRIGTRPLARLADRLPLPRRSRSGSLTPASRSERLDALTYYVLRDLLGDGKLTIPLRDPAVRSVEVNRVGDRITVVSHRGTTVGDTRMPTTLSIEDTAEFVALTRSLAAEGGVELSVHRPATTVTLERDTKSGRREMHCSVSLPDRAERGHVSITAERETPPTPMALVERNQLDPELVAGIWTAAANRGTVVFVGPVDAEPTAALGAHTPFIPAADRPVEIGAGGSQVDLPHETAITVPRQNGVRDRRIERDALHPDVAVLSGLNTPEALEQLGSVVASGRPAFAAARAADRSLFAHLVSQAGIVQEFTAGVDLVIELPAPDADETATGWVPVSPDDKGAKRNPGLEFERLFDTEGDGSLSSRFARTLAASPETGVGPPAVAFERRRQYVEYLLTEGSTDRERLMGFLADLRTDEAATIERIRNREQ; encoded by the coding sequence ATGAGCGAGGAGTTGCCGGCATCCGTTCCGGGGCCGGTTCCACCCGACGAGCGGACGGCCTGGTACGCCCCAGGGGTCCGCTCGCAGTACGCCGTCTCGAACGGGATCGTCGCGACCGTCAGCGAACAGGGCGAGGGATATCGGTATCACACCCGGACACCGTCATTGAGCGAACGGGAAAAAGCGGCCCAGGAACGGATCGAACGCCGATTCGAGGACGCCACGATCAGCCGGCCACGAACCCGGGCGGGAGCCGTCGAGCGGGTAAGCGACGGCCTGCCCAGTCGCCTCCGGGACCGGCTGCCGGAACTCGACGGTCGCCGACCGGCCAGCCGACGACGGCTCCAGTACCACCTGCTCGCGTCGTTGCGGGCCCTCGGAGATTTGACGCCGCTGGCGCTTGACGACCGGGTCCGAATCGCTGATACGAACGCGGATCGGCTCGCAGTTCACACCCGGGATTTCGCGCCCGCGATCACCGACCTGCCGGACGACACGCCCTTCCTCGACCGGTTTCTCGGTGAGCGCCTGCGTCGGGAGACAGTCCCCTTCGCCGGGTTCGAGATCCCGGTCACGGTGGTCCGCGGACACCTCCTGGGCGCGGACACCTTCGAGGTGAGCTACGTCGTCGAGGAGCCGGACCTGCTTCCCGGGGATCGAGCGCTGATCGAGACCGTCCTCGACCGCCTCCTCGAATCCCCGCCCGCCGGGATCCTGGACGACGAGGTCCACAGCGTGGCCGAACGCGCTCGGACGTTGCTCAACCGTCGCATCGGGACCCGGCCACTTGCCCGCCTGGCCGATCGACTTCCGCTCCCCCGTCGATCCCGTTCCGGATCGCTGACCCCCGCGTCCCGCAGCGAGCGCCTCGACGCCTTGACCTACTACGTGCTTCGAGACCTGCTCGGGGACGGGAAGCTGACGATTCCACTTCGTGATCCCGCAGTCCGGTCGGTGGAAGTCAACCGGGTCGGCGACCGCATCACGGTCGTCTCTCATCGGGGAACCACGGTCGGGGACACCCGGATGCCGACTACCCTCTCGATCGAAGATACGGCGGAGTTCGTCGCGCTGACCCGCTCGCTCGCAGCGGAGGGTGGCGTCGAGCTGAGCGTCCATCGACCGGCCACCACCGTGACACTCGAACGGGACACGAAGTCGGGTCGTCGGGAGATGCACTGCTCGGTGTCCCTGCCCGACAGAGCGGAGCGCGGGCACGTCTCGATCACGGCCGAGCGCGAGACGCCCCCGACCCCAATGGCGCTCGTCGAACGGAACCAACTTGATCCCGAGCTCGTCGCGGGAATCTGGACCGCGGCCGCGAATCGGGGCACGGTCGTGTTCGTGGGCCCGGTGGATGCCGAACCGACCGCCGCACTGGGCGCGCACACGCCGTTTATCCCCGCCGCCGACCGCCCGGTCGAGATTGGGGCCGGGGGGTCGCAGGTCGACTTGCCACACGAAACGGCCATCACAGTCCCTCGGCAAAACGGGGTGCGGGACCGGCGCATCGAGCGGGACGCGTTGCACCCCGATGTCGCCGTTTTGAGCGGGCTGAACACCCCCGAGGCCCTGGAACAACTCGGGAGTGTCGTCGCGAGCGGCCGGCCGGCCTTCGCGGCGGCGAGAGCTGCCGATCGGTCCCTGTTTGCCCACCTGGTGTCCCAGGCCGGGATCGTCCAGGAGTTCACGGCCGGTGTGGATCTCGTAATCGAGCTGCCAGCGCCGGACGCGGACGAAACCGCGACGGGCTGGGTCCCAGTATCGCCCGATGACAAGGGTGCCAAACGAAACCCGGGCCTGGAGTTCGAGCGGCTCTTCGACACCGAGGGAGACGGGTCACTCTCCAGCCGGTTCGCTCGCACACTGGCCGCAAGTCCCGAGACCGGGGTGGGTCCACCGGCGGTCGCCTTCGAGCGACGCCGCCAGTACGTCGAGTACCTCCTGACCGAGGGCTCGACCGACCGGGAGCGCCTCATGGGCTTTCTCGCCGATCTGCGGACGGACGAGGCTGCGACCATCGAACGGATCCGAAATCGGGAGCAATGA
- a CDS encoding type II secretion system F family protein, translating to MSRRVRNRLGQVVFRLFGRHVDSARHERDRTRFAALGRSHSFETYLLRQYALSWLVALAAGATGAIAARGFLRSAPFTLPAIDGFGAVLAGSLTIGLIAGGLAKYLFRRTASLALEYLVRRRRTQIEHTLPGAVRYLHVTAAGTVDPARLFERIADNERVHGAMAHSARRIRRRQQFTGSVESAIRREARDTPATESLAPFLLTFIERRREGNAALREFLADESRLLAVEDEQRHRREASYLRTVVGLFVLLLVGPLFLLLGLAGVSIVFPDALPTALELGRPQFDGLLAGVGSAGIVLLGAVAALFAFLLRPSGHRWAAPAPAQSPIAVLQSSPRNPTNALLVLLPVALGALGWGLLSGGAVSTLLLGAYVAVAVPTGLVDVRRARRRARIDRALPGFVHSLSERLESGRPLRQAVAEIATEESYGPLQEPIRKLAVDLKLVHGPTGGRTEALERFVGRIGTPFAGRTVGLAIGAIEAGADARTAVAHLQTETGRLVHADRARRSRFPVVILVGWTVALLIVAIVVAVNLMVLDTASPTGPVAGVTVTAMEAPGQKRPLFYVLTQATMLASGWFAGLTGRGVYEALLHSGVLVGITWVGFRLAGLV from the coding sequence ATGAGCCGGCGGGTTCGTAACCGACTCGGCCAGGTCGTCTTTCGGCTCTTCGGCCGACACGTCGATTCGGCTCGCCACGAACGGGACCGCACCCGCTTTGCGGCCCTCGGGCGGTCCCACTCCTTCGAGACCTATCTGCTCCGTCAGTACGCACTCTCCTGGCTCGTCGCCCTCGCTGCTGGAGCCACAGGAGCCATCGCCGCTCGTGGGTTCCTCCGATCGGCCCCGTTCACACTCCCCGCCATCGACGGATTCGGGGCCGTCCTGGCGGGCAGCCTGACTATCGGGCTGATCGCTGGGGGCCTCGCCAAGTACCTCTTCCGGCGGACAGCGAGTCTCGCTCTGGAGTATCTCGTCCGACGGCGCCGAACACAGATCGAGCACACGCTCCCGGGGGCGGTCAGGTATCTGCACGTGACGGCGGCTGGAACGGTCGATCCCGCCCGGCTCTTCGAGCGAATCGCCGACAACGAGCGCGTACACGGCGCGATGGCCCACAGCGCGAGACGGATCCGCCGTCGGCAGCAATTCACGGGGAGCGTGGAATCAGCGATCAGGCGGGAGGCCCGTGACACACCCGCGACAGAGTCACTCGCGCCCTTTCTCCTGACGTTCATCGAACGGCGTCGCGAGGGAAACGCGGCACTCAGAGAGTTTCTGGCCGACGAGAGTCGGCTGCTCGCCGTCGAGGACGAACAACGACACAGACGAGAGGCGTCGTACCTCCGGACGGTGGTGGGGCTGTTCGTGCTGCTACTGGTCGGGCCGCTGTTCCTTCTTCTCGGGTTGGCCGGCGTGTCGATCGTCTTCCCGGATGCACTTCCAACGGCACTCGAACTCGGCCGCCCACAGTTCGACGGGCTCCTGGCCGGGGTCGGCAGCGCCGGGATCGTCCTGCTCGGGGCCGTGGCAGCGCTGTTTGCCTTCCTGCTCCGACCGAGCGGTCATCGCTGGGCTGCTCCGGCCCCAGCACAGAGCCCGATCGCGGTCCTGCAATCGAGCCCTCGCAACCCGACAAACGCCCTGCTCGTCCTGCTCCCGGTCGCCCTCGGCGCACTCGGCTGGGGACTCTTGTCTGGAGGGGCAGTATCCACCTTGCTCCTCGGGGCGTACGTGGCCGTCGCGGTCCCAACTGGGCTCGTCGACGTGCGACGGGCCCGCCGACGTGCCCGTATCGATCGGGCGCTCCCCGGGTTCGTCCACAGCCTCTCCGAGCGACTCGAGAGCGGTCGCCCCCTCCGTCAGGCCGTCGCGGAGATCGCAACCGAGGAGTCCTACGGCCCGCTCCAGGAGCCGATCAGAAAGCTCGCCGTCGATCTGAAACTCGTCCACGGACCGACCGGCGGCCGGACGGAGGCCCTCGAACGGTTCGTCGGCCGAATCGGGACGCCCTTCGCGGGCCGGACGGTTGGGCTGGCCATCGGGGCCATCGAAGCCGGGGCCGACGCCCGGACGGCCGTGGCCCACCTCCAGACCGAGACGGGGCGACTGGTTCACGCCGATCGGGCCCGCCGCTCCCGGTTTCCCGTGGTCATCCTGGTGGGCTGGACGGTTGCCCTGCTGATCGTGGCCATCGTCGTCGCGGTGAACCTGATGGTGCTCGATACGGCCAGTCCCACCGGCCCGGTCGCCGGCGTGACGGTGACGGCTATGGAAGCGCCCGGCCAGAAGCGGCCGCTCTTCTATGTCCTCACGCAGGCGACGATGCTCGCCAGTGGCTGGTTCGCCGGGCTCACCGGACGTGGAGTTTACGAGGCCCTGTTGCACTCGGGCGTGCTCGTCGGGATCACCTGGGTGGGCTTCCGACTCGCTGGCCTCGTCTGA
- a CDS encoding nucleotide-binding protein, with protein sequence MVEVLAVASGKGGTGKTTATLALGMGLAEEYDVTVVDTDTGMANLLFHAGLADVPVTLQDLLVGEGDHPVSEAVYHRFGMDIVPCGTSLEAFRDADPSRLQDVIATLAERTDVLLLDSPATLGSRDAVLPIVIADRIVLVVQPTIPAITDGLKVQEYATAYGTDVAGLVFNKVHDPEEVSHITDRAGEYVSGPVLGAVPMDEAAREARKAGTPLLAHAPDSPAGSAFASIASALDIEAADPDRVADRFRNAVIPDAP encoded by the coding sequence ATGGTAGAGGTCCTCGCGGTGGCCTCTGGGAAGGGCGGCACTGGAAAGACGACGGCGACGCTCGCGCTCGGGATGGGCCTGGCCGAGGAGTACGACGTGACCGTCGTCGACACGGACACGGGTATGGCGAATCTCCTCTTTCACGCCGGCCTGGCTGACGTCCCGGTGACTCTGCAGGACCTCCTCGTCGGCGAGGGCGACCACCCAGTCTCCGAGGCGGTCTATCACCGCTTTGGCATGGATATCGTGCCCTGTGGGACGAGCCTGGAGGCCTTCCGGGACGCGGATCCGTCCCGACTCCAGGACGTGATCGCGACCCTGGCCGAACGGACCGACGTGCTGCTGCTCGATTCCCCGGCCACACTGGGAAGCCGGGATGCGGTCCTGCCGATTGTCATCGCCGACCGGATCGTCCTGGTCGTCCAGCCGACGATCCCGGCGATCACGGACGGCCTGAAAGTGCAGGAGTACGCGACCGCCTACGGGACCGACGTGGCCGGCCTGGTCTTCAACAAGGTCCACGATCCCGAGGAGGTCTCTCACATCACGGATCGTGCGGGCGAGTACGTCTCGGGACCAGTTCTGGGCGCGGTCCCCATGGACGAGGCGGCCCGGGAGGCACGGAAGGCGGGCACCCCACTTCTGGCCCACGCTCCCGACAGCCCGGCCGGGTCGGCCTTCGCCTCGATCGCGTCGGCACTCGACATCGAGGCCGCCGATCCGGACCGCGTGGCCGATCGGTTCCGGAACGCCGTGATCCCGGACGCCCCATGA
- a CDS encoding proteasome assembly chaperone family protein — MAPTQREIDDAATFEQHDTIEVAGTTLIEGLPGHGLVASIAVDQITEQLGLDLYGTLYDETFPQVVTFQEGMARDPVRVYAGADPAILTLQSDLALPWQAFRPLSTATFSKLGEIEEAVFLAGAPAQFEDERGAVTAVATTPDMKKKLQAEDIELAADPGVIGGVTGALAQACHHESIPAAVLIVKAHPYLPDPGAAQHVIETALEPLVDFDIDTTELEQQAAEIQERMQQIAEQYEQMVEGQGQYKESRMPGMYQ; from the coding sequence ATGGCCCCGACCCAGCGAGAGATCGACGACGCGGCGACCTTCGAACAGCACGACACCATCGAGGTTGCGGGGACGACCCTTATCGAGGGACTGCCCGGGCACGGGCTGGTGGCCTCGATCGCGGTCGACCAGATCACCGAACAGCTCGGTCTCGACCTCTATGGGACGCTGTACGACGAGACCTTCCCCCAGGTCGTCACCTTCCAGGAGGGTATGGCCCGGGATCCAGTCCGAGTCTATGCCGGCGCTGACCCGGCCATCCTCACGCTCCAGAGTGACCTCGCACTGCCCTGGCAAGCTTTCCGACCGCTCTCCACGGCAACGTTCTCGAAGCTCGGGGAGATCGAGGAGGCCGTTTTCCTCGCGGGCGCGCCCGCTCAGTTCGAAGACGAGCGCGGCGCGGTCACGGCCGTCGCGACGACCCCCGACATGAAAAAGAAACTCCAGGCCGAGGACATCGAGTTGGCGGCCGATCCCGGCGTGATCGGTGGTGTGACCGGCGCGCTTGCCCAGGCCTGCCACCACGAGTCGATCCCCGCGGCGGTGTTGATCGTCAAGGCCCACCCCTACCTGCCCGATCCCGGGGCGGCCCAGCACGTGATCGAGACGGCCCTCGAACCGCTCGTGGACTTCGACATCGACACCACCGAACTCGAACAGCAGGCAGCGGAGATCCAGGAGCGCATGCAGCAGATCGCCGAACAGTACGAACAGATGGTCGAGGGCCAGGGGCAGTACAAGGAGAGTCGCATGCCGGGGATGTACCAGTAG
- a CDS encoding DUF7535 family protein, which translates to MDTVTPPTPTHTAPEMSVLGWIIAAGIALVLLPVWPLLAIMWIIGKQGKDKGEKHPEDEIPI; encoded by the coding sequence ATGGACACCGTCACTCCACCGACACCCACACACACCGCGCCGGAGATGTCGGTCCTCGGCTGGATCATCGCCGCCGGGATCGCACTGGTCCTGCTGCCGGTCTGGCCGCTGCTGGCGATCATGTGGATCATCGGCAAGCAGGGCAAGGACAAAGGCGAGAAGCACCCCGAGGACGAGATTCCGATCTGA
- a CDS encoding OsmC family protein — translation MPVRNATATWEGTLKEGAGSMALGSGAFEGTYSFDSRFADGNGTNPEELIGAAHAGCFSMALANALAEDGYDPQRVHTEAAVSLNADSLEIDHIELTLDAQVPDIEVETFEEYAAEAKANCPVSKALAGVDITLSTTLE, via the coding sequence ATGCCAGTCAGAAACGCCACAGCGACGTGGGAAGGCACACTCAAGGAGGGAGCGGGTTCGATGGCGCTTGGAAGCGGCGCGTTCGAGGGGACCTACTCCTTCGATTCACGCTTCGCGGACGGGAACGGCACCAACCCGGAGGAGCTCATCGGCGCGGCCCACGCGGGCTGTTTCTCGATGGCGCTTGCAAACGCCCTCGCCGAAGACGGGTATGACCCCCAGCGTGTCCACACCGAGGCGGCGGTCTCGCTGAACGCGGACTCCCTGGAGATCGATCACATCGAACTCACGCTCGACGCGCAGGTTCCGGACATCGAGGTCGAGACGTTCGAGGAGTACGCTGCCGAGGCGAAGGCAAACTGCCCGGTTTCGAAGGCGCTTGCGGGCGTGGATATTACACTGTCAACGACCCTCGAGTAG
- a CDS encoding ribbon-helix-helix domain-containing protein: MERVTLRIPEQQIEAVERMVETGKYPNRSEAIRAAVRDMLEEDRGEQTNSPRTYVKV, encoded by the coding sequence ATGGAGCGTGTGACACTCCGGATTCCGGAACAGCAGATCGAGGCCGTCGAACGGATGGTCGAGACGGGGAAGTACCCCAATCGTAGCGAGGCCATTCGTGCAGCGGTTCGCGATATGCTCGAGGAGGATCGAGGGGAGCAAACGAACAGTCCGCGGACCTACGTGAAGGTGTAA